Proteins encoded together in one Lysinibacillus sp. FSL K6-0232 window:
- a CDS encoding response regulator, which yields MSKRILIVDDAAFMRMMIKDILSKNGFEVVGEAADGLQAVEKYNELKPDLVTMDITMPEMDGIAALKAIKGSDPSATVIMCSAMGQQAMVIDAIQAGAKDFIVKPFQADRVIEAIQKALG from the coding sequence ATGTCTAAAAGAATTTTGATTGTAGACGACGCTGCATTTATGCGCATGATGATCAAGGATATTTTGTCAAAAAATGGATTCGAGGTTGTGGGAGAAGCAGCTGACGGTTTACAAGCTGTTGAAAAGTACAATGAATTAAAACCAGATTTAGTAACAATGGATATTACAATGCCAGAGATGGATGGGATTGCTGCTCTAAAAGCTATTAAAGGGTCTGATCCAAGTGCTACTGTTATCATGTGTTCAGCAATGGGGCAACAAGCGATGGTAATTGATGCAATTCAAGCTGGTGCAAAAGACTTTATCGTCAAACCTTTCCAAGCAGATCGTGTAATTGAAGCGATTCAAAAAGCTTTAGGATGA